The proteins below are encoded in one region of Brassica napus cultivar Da-Ae chromosome A6, Da-Ae, whole genome shotgun sequence:
- the LOC106386352 gene encoding DNA polymerase eta-like isoform X2 has protein sequence MPVARPETSDARVIAHVDMDCFYVQVEQRKQPELRGLPTAVVQYNEWQGGALIAVSYEARSCGVKRSMRGEEAKAACPEIQLVQVPVARGKADLNTYRSAGSEVVSILAQSGKCERASIDEVYLDLTDAAESMLADAPPESLESIDEEALKSHILGMSREDGDDFKESVRDWICRKDADRRDKLLGCGIIIVAELRKQVLKETEFSCSAGIAHNKMLAKLASGMNKPAQQTVVPYAAVQELLSSLPIKKMKQLGGKLGTSLQTDLGIDTVGDLLQFSETKLQEHYGINTGTWLWNIARGISGEEVQGRLLPKSHGSGKTFPGPRALRSLSNVQHWLNQLSEELYERLSSDLEQNKRIASTLTLHASAFRSKDSDSHKKFPSKSCPLRYGVAKIQEDAFNLFQAALREYMGPFGPKPQGNKKETWRITGLSVSASKIVDIPSGTSSIMRYFQSQTTIPSCSASGFPQEHVAVTPSASESCSEQKSAETLPAMPEEDITVTYTSPDLDNSYRDIDIVLEKDASCQSNEAKEFPTQSGTQTKTIGRKINNSKEKNRGMPSIVDIFKNYNASPQAKEETQEDSTVSLTSNRGNLSSSTNHSSEVNQEVEDRRDTEWGYKVGEIDQSVFDELPYEIQRELRSFLRPNKRPNSGKSKSGDGSASSSIAHYFQPLKR, from the exons atgccAGTGGCGAGACCAGAGACATCGGATGCAAGAGTTATCGCTCATGTGGACATGGATTGCTTCTACGTTCAAG TGGAGCAACGGAAGCAACCGGAGTTGCGAGGACTTCCTACTGCGGTTGTACAGTACAATGAATGGCAAGGTGGTGCTTTGATTGCTGTTAGCTACGAGGCACGTAGCTGTGGCGTCAAACG GTCCATGAGAGGTGAGGAGGCTAAAGCTGCTTGCCCTGAGATTCAGTTGGTTCAAGTTCCTGTCGCTCGTGGTAAAGCTGACCTGAATACATATCGCAGTGCCGGTTCAGAG GTGGTTTCGATTCTAGCGCAAAGCGGTAAATGTGAGAGGGCTTCGATTGATGAAGTGTATCTCGACCTCACCGATGCAGCAGAAAGCATGCTGGCCGATGCGCCTCCAGAGAGTTTGGAATCTATAGATGAGGAAGCTCTTAAATCACATATTCTTGGAATGAGCAGAGAG GATGGAGATGATTTTAAGGAGAGTGTCCGTGATTGGATATGTAGAAAAGATGCTGATCGCCGTGATAAGTTATTAGGTTGTGGAATCATCATTGTTGCAGAACTACGGAAACAagtgttgaaggagactgagtTTAGCTGTTCTGCTGGCATAGCCCATAACAAG ATGCTAGCCAAACTTGCTAGTGGAATGAACAAACCTGCCCAGCAAACTGTTGTACCATACGCAGCTGTACAGGAACTTCTCAGTTCTTTGCCAATAAAGAAAAT GAAACAACTGGGAGGAAAGCTGGGAACTAGCTTGCAAACTGACTTGGGAATTGACACTGTGGGGGACTTGTTGCAGTTTTCTGAAACTAAGCTGCAAGAACATTACGGAATAAATACTGG TACATGGTTATGGAATATTGCAAGAGGAATCAGTGGGGAAGAAGTGCAAGGCCGTCTTCTCCCCAAAAGCCATGGTTCTGGAAAGACATTTCCTGGACCTCGTGCTTTGAGGTCACTCTCAAAT GTTCAGCATTGGCTGAATCAGCTTTCGGAAGAACTATACGAGCGTCTCAGTTCTGACTTGGAGCAGAATAAGCGAATTGCAAGCACCCTTACCCTTCATGCTAGCGCTTTCAGA TCAAAGGATTCAGATTCTCACAAGAAGTTTCCTTCAAAATCATGTCCTCTTAGATATGGGGTAGCCAAGATTCAAGAAGATGCCTTTAACTTGTTCCAAGCTGCGTTACGTGAATACATGGGACCTTTCGGGCCTAAACCTCAAGGCAATAAGAAAGAAACATGGAGAATCACAGGTCTCTCTGTTTCAGCTAGTAAAATCGTTGATATACCATCT GGAACAAGCTCGATAATGAGATATTTTCAAAGTCAAACTACAATTCCTTCTTGTTCAGCAAGTGGTTTTCCTCAAGAACATGTAGCGGTGACTCCCTCAG CTAGTGAAAGTTGTTCAGAACAGAAGTCGGCAGAAACCCTACCAGCAATGCCTGAAGAAGACATCACCGTAACTTATACTTCGCCTGATTTAGACAACTCATATAGAGACATTGACATAGTCCTTGAAAAG GATGCCTCTTGTCAATCAAATGAAGCAAAGGAGTTTCCAACCCAATCAGGCACACAAACAAAGACAATTGGGCGGAAGATAAACAACTCCAAGGAGAAGAATCGG GGAATGCCTTCAATAGTGGATATCTTTAAGAATTACAATGCAAGTCCTCAAGCAAAGGAAGAGACTCAAGAAGATTCAACCGTGTCATTAACAAGTAACAGAGGCAACTTGAGTAGCTCCACAAACCATAGTAGTGAAGTGAATCAAGAGGTGGAAGATAGAAGAGACACAGAGTGGGGATACAAGGTTGGTGAAATTGATCAGTCTGTTTTCGATGAGTTACCCTATGAGATTCAACGAGAACTCAGGAGTTTCCTACGTCCTAATAAACGGCCTAACTCTGGTAAAAGCAAAAGTGGTGATGGCTCTGCTTCTTCAAGCATTGCTCATTATTTTCAACCATTGAAGAGATAG
- the LOC106386351 gene encoding haloacid dehalogenase-like hydrolase domain-containing protein 3 translates to MSLLSKLRCITVDVTGTLIAYKGELGDYYCMAAKAIGLPCPDYKRVHEGFKLAYTDMAQKYPCFGFSAKIPNVVWWKTVVRDSFVKAGYEYDEETFEKVFKRIYSTFGSAAPYSVFQDSRPFLRWARQKGLIVGLVSNAEYRYQEVILPALGLNKGEWDFGVFSGIEGVEKPDPRIYKLALERAGNIAPEEALHIGDSMRKDYVPAKSIGMHALLLDRFKTEAAKDWREAGAIVLPDLVAVQQLLESDKLKC, encoded by the exons ATGTCTCTTTTATCGAAACTACGGTGTATCACAGTAGATGTAACGGGTACGCTCATAGCTTACAAAGGAGAGCTTGGTGATTACTATTGTATGGCTGCTAAAGCCATTGGCTTGCCTTGTCCTGATTACAAACGCGTCCATGAAGGTTTCAAGCTTGCTTACACAGACATGGCTCAAAAGTATCCTTGTTTCGGTTTCTCCGCCAAAATACCAAACGTTGTCTGGTGGAAAACCGTTGTCAGAGATTCATTTGTCaag GCAGGATATGAGTATGATGAGGAGACATTTGAGAAAGTGTTTAAACGAATCTATTCGACGTTTGGTTCTGCTGCACCTTACTCTGTGTTTCAAGATTCTCGACCCTTCTTGAGATGGGCACGCCAGAAAGGTCTTATAGTTGGACTTGTTAGCAATGCGGAGTATCGATACCAAGAAGTTATTTTACCTGCCTTGGGTTTGAACAAG GGAGAGTGGGATTTTGGGGTGTTCTCTGGTATTGAAGGGGTGGAGAAACCAGATCCGAGGATTTACAAGCTGGCGTTAGAGAGAGCTGGGAACATTGCGCCTGAGGAGGCTTTGCATATTGGAGATAGTATGCGTAAAGATTATGTTCCGGCAAAGAGTATTGGGATGCATGCTTTGTTGCTTGATAGGTTTAAGACAGAAGCTGCTAAAGACTGGAGGGAAGCTGGAGCTATTGTGCTTCCTGATTTGGTTGCTGTTCAGCAACTTTTGGAATCTGATAAGttgaaatgttaa
- the LOC106383454 gene encoding mitogen-activated protein kinase kinase kinase 20-like: protein MSKMVMIREDNNNSKAPDVFLKKKAPDVVGQSSSVLEFVCFLGRGGFGSVALIRDSKQRLHAEKSSPIAYMESLKKEHRIMLRFRNHPRIVQTTNPNLHIGINLDHCYIYMEFASKGTLHNFISNFSGQPMPEDMIRRAALMILQGLEALHSRGYVHCDLKPANVLLFPSKIVGEPWDLKLADFGLSKEPSCTNPRSLSGGTKEYMPPESLGPNRVKMIGPGVDMWALGCVVLQMFGGHPVKMGECFYKWRLPRLVSPLANDFLRRCMALHPSRRATAADLLKHPFVCTKATSYDSFSTVLLLS, encoded by the coding sequence ATGAGTAAGATGGTGATGATTAGAgaagacaacaacaacagcaaagCTCCagatgtttttttgaaaaagaaagctCCAGATGTTGTTGGCCAATCTTCTTCAGTACTAGAGTTTGTCTGTTTTCTTGGCCGAGGTGGTTTTGGTTCGGTCGCTCTCATAAGAGACTCCAAACAAAGGTTACACGCTGAGAAATCATCTCCAATAGCTTACATGGAGAGTCTCAAGAAAGAGCATAGGATCATGCTTCGTTTCCGTAACCATCCACGCATCGTCCAAAccacaaaccctaatcttcaCATAGGTATCAACCTCGACCATTGTTACATCTACATGGAGTTTGCCTCCAAAGGTACTCTCCACAACTTCATCTCCAACTTCAGTGGCCAACCAATGCCTGAGGATATGATCAGACGTGCTGCTCTCATGATCCTTCAAGGACTCGAGGCTCTTCACTCTCGCGGCTACGTTCACTGCGACCTCAAGCCGGCTAACGTTCTCCTCTTCCCTTCCAAGATTGTCGGAGAGCCGTGGGATCTCAAGCTTGCTGACTTCGGTCTATCTAAGGAGCCTTCTTGTACGAATCCAAGGTCCTTGTCTGGCGGTACAAAGGAGTACATGCCCCCTGAGTCTTTGGGACCCAACCGAGTGAAGATGATTGGACCGGGTGTTGACATGTGGGCTCTAGGGTGTGTTGTGCTTCAGATGTTTGGAGGCCATCCAGTGAAGATGGGAGAATGTTTTTACAAGTGGAGGCTTCCGAGACTTGTATCTCCGCTGGCCAACGACTTCTTGAGGCGTTGCATGGCGTTGCACCCCTCACGCAGAGCCACCGCAGCTGATCTGTTGAAACATCCTTTTGTTTGCACCAAGGCTACATCATATGATTCATTCAGTACTGTCCTCCTCCTGTCTTAA
- the LOC106386352 gene encoding DNA polymerase eta-like isoform X1: protein MPVARPETSDARVIAHVDMDCFYVQVEQRKQPELRGLPTAVVQYNEWQGGALIAVSYEARSCGVKRSMRGEEAKAACPEIQLVQVPVARGKADLNTYRSAGSEVVSILAQSGKCERASIDEVYLDLTDAAESMLADAPPESLESIDEEALKSHILGMSREDGDDFKESVRDWICRKDADRRDKLLGCGIIIVAELRKQVLKETEFSCSAGIAHNKMLAKLASGMNKPAQQTVVPYAAVQELLSSLPIKKMKQLGGKLGTSLQTDLGIDTVGDLLQFSETKLQEHYGINTGTWLWNIARGISGEEVQGRLLPKSHGSGKTFPGPRALRSLSNVQHWLNQLSEELYERLSSDLEQNKRIASTLTLHASAFRSKDSDSHKKFPSKSCPLRYGVAKIQEDAFNLFQAALREYMGPFGPKPQGNKKETWRITGLSVSASKIVDIPSGTSSIMRYFQSQTTIPSCSASGFPQEHVAVTPSASESCSEQKSAETLPAMPEEDITVTYTSPDLDNSYRDIDIVLEKFPCQDASCQSNEAKEFPTQSGTQTKTIGRKINNSKEKNRGMPSIVDIFKNYNASPQAKEETQEDSTVSLTSNRGNLSSSTNHSSEVNQEVEDRRDTEWGYKVGEIDQSVFDELPYEIQRELRSFLRPNKRPNSGKSKSGDGSASSSIAHYFQPLKR, encoded by the exons atgccAGTGGCGAGACCAGAGACATCGGATGCAAGAGTTATCGCTCATGTGGACATGGATTGCTTCTACGTTCAAG TGGAGCAACGGAAGCAACCGGAGTTGCGAGGACTTCCTACTGCGGTTGTACAGTACAATGAATGGCAAGGTGGTGCTTTGATTGCTGTTAGCTACGAGGCACGTAGCTGTGGCGTCAAACG GTCCATGAGAGGTGAGGAGGCTAAAGCTGCTTGCCCTGAGATTCAGTTGGTTCAAGTTCCTGTCGCTCGTGGTAAAGCTGACCTGAATACATATCGCAGTGCCGGTTCAGAG GTGGTTTCGATTCTAGCGCAAAGCGGTAAATGTGAGAGGGCTTCGATTGATGAAGTGTATCTCGACCTCACCGATGCAGCAGAAAGCATGCTGGCCGATGCGCCTCCAGAGAGTTTGGAATCTATAGATGAGGAAGCTCTTAAATCACATATTCTTGGAATGAGCAGAGAG GATGGAGATGATTTTAAGGAGAGTGTCCGTGATTGGATATGTAGAAAAGATGCTGATCGCCGTGATAAGTTATTAGGTTGTGGAATCATCATTGTTGCAGAACTACGGAAACAagtgttgaaggagactgagtTTAGCTGTTCTGCTGGCATAGCCCATAACAAG ATGCTAGCCAAACTTGCTAGTGGAATGAACAAACCTGCCCAGCAAACTGTTGTACCATACGCAGCTGTACAGGAACTTCTCAGTTCTTTGCCAATAAAGAAAAT GAAACAACTGGGAGGAAAGCTGGGAACTAGCTTGCAAACTGACTTGGGAATTGACACTGTGGGGGACTTGTTGCAGTTTTCTGAAACTAAGCTGCAAGAACATTACGGAATAAATACTGG TACATGGTTATGGAATATTGCAAGAGGAATCAGTGGGGAAGAAGTGCAAGGCCGTCTTCTCCCCAAAAGCCATGGTTCTGGAAAGACATTTCCTGGACCTCGTGCTTTGAGGTCACTCTCAAAT GTTCAGCATTGGCTGAATCAGCTTTCGGAAGAACTATACGAGCGTCTCAGTTCTGACTTGGAGCAGAATAAGCGAATTGCAAGCACCCTTACCCTTCATGCTAGCGCTTTCAGA TCAAAGGATTCAGATTCTCACAAGAAGTTTCCTTCAAAATCATGTCCTCTTAGATATGGGGTAGCCAAGATTCAAGAAGATGCCTTTAACTTGTTCCAAGCTGCGTTACGTGAATACATGGGACCTTTCGGGCCTAAACCTCAAGGCAATAAGAAAGAAACATGGAGAATCACAGGTCTCTCTGTTTCAGCTAGTAAAATCGTTGATATACCATCT GGAACAAGCTCGATAATGAGATATTTTCAAAGTCAAACTACAATTCCTTCTTGTTCAGCAAGTGGTTTTCCTCAAGAACATGTAGCGGTGACTCCCTCAG CTAGTGAAAGTTGTTCAGAACAGAAGTCGGCAGAAACCCTACCAGCAATGCCTGAAGAAGACATCACCGTAACTTATACTTCGCCTGATTTAGACAACTCATATAGAGACATTGACATAGTCCTTGAAAAG TTTCCTTGTCAGGATGCCTCTTGTCAATCAAATGAAGCAAAGGAGTTTCCAACCCAATCAGGCACACAAACAAAGACAATTGGGCGGAAGATAAACAACTCCAAGGAGAAGAATCGG GGAATGCCTTCAATAGTGGATATCTTTAAGAATTACAATGCAAGTCCTCAAGCAAAGGAAGAGACTCAAGAAGATTCAACCGTGTCATTAACAAGTAACAGAGGCAACTTGAGTAGCTCCACAAACCATAGTAGTGAAGTGAATCAAGAGGTGGAAGATAGAAGAGACACAGAGTGGGGATACAAGGTTGGTGAAATTGATCAGTCTGTTTTCGATGAGTTACCCTATGAGATTCAACGAGAACTCAGGAGTTTCCTACGTCCTAATAAACGGCCTAACTCTGGTAAAAGCAAAAGTGGTGATGGCTCTGCTTCTTCAAGCATTGCTCATTATTTTCAACCATTGAAGAGATAG
- the LOC125609865 gene encoding mitogen-activated protein kinase kinase kinase 20-like, giving the protein MTKMVMIKEDNNNNSKAPNVVGQSSSVLEFVCFLGRGSFGSVALIRDSKQRLHAEKSSPIAYMESLKKEHRIMLRFRNHPRIVQTTNPNLHIGINLDHCYIYMEFASKGTLHNFISNFSGQPMPEDMIRRAALMILQGLEALHSRGYVHCDLKPANVLLFPSKIVGEPWDLKLADFGLSKEPSCTNPRSLSGGTKEYMSPESLGPNRVKMIGPGVDMWALGCIVLQMYGGYPVKMGECCYKWRLPRLVSPLANDFLRRCMALHPSRRATAADLLKHPFV; this is encoded by the coding sequence ATGACCAAGATGGTGATGATTAAggaagacaacaacaacaacagcaaagCTCCGAATGTTGTTGGCCAATCTTCTTCAGTACTGGAGTTTGTCTGTTTTCTTGGCCGAGGTAGTTTTGGTTCGGTCGCTCTCATAAGAGACTCCAAACAAAGGTTACACGCTGAGAAATCATCTCCAATAGCTTACATGGAGAGTCTCAAGAAAGAGCATAGGATCATGCTTCGTTTCCGTAACCATCCACGCATCGTCCAAAccacaaaccctaatcttcaCATAGGTATCAACCTCGACCATTGTTACATCTACATGGAGTTTGCCTCCAAAGGTACTCTCCACAACTTCATCTCCAACTTCAGTGGCCAACCAATGCCTGAGGATATGATCAGACGTGCTGCTCTCATGATCCTTCAAGGACTCGAGGCTCTTCACTCTCGCGGCTACGTTCACTGCGACCTCAAGCCGGCTAACGTTCTCCTCTTCCCTTCCAAGATTGTCGGAGAGCCGTGGGATCTCAAGCTTGCTGACTTCGGTCTATCTAAGGAGCCTTCTTGTACGAATCCAAGGTCCTTGTCTGGCGGTACAAAGGAGTACATGTCCCCTGAGTCGTTGGGACCCAACCGAGTGAAGATGATTGGACCAGGTGTTGACATGTGGGCTCTAGGGTGTATTGTGCTTCAGATGTATGGAGGCtatccagtgaagatgggaGAATGTTGTTACAAGTGGAGGCTTCCGAGACTTGTATCTCCGCTGGCCAACGACTTCTTGAGGCGGTGCATGGCGTTGCACCCCTCACGCAGAGCCACCGCAGCGGATCTGTTGAAACATCCTTTTGTTTGA